One segment of Monomorium pharaonis isolate MP-MQ-018 chromosome 6, ASM1337386v2, whole genome shotgun sequence DNA contains the following:
- the LOC105827885 gene encoding uncharacterized protein LOC105827885, producing the protein MSNIKRILQVQRNRHMRDLNLAITGKSLNIEKVTIELKNSCPNLEKINLCNAHGIFTLKGIDALADCKNLQEVNFGYIILSVYGRMYYYYRDDLPKLSNSLRRLFSSCQRLEKIDLSYNYNKLKSIDLEILTLCKNLKYLNLMYANIETPNMFFEIF; encoded by the exons ATGTCGAATATTAaaag AATACTGCAGGTGCAGAGGAATCGACACATGCGTGACTTAAATTTAGCAATCACAggcaaaagtttaaatatagaGAAGGTCACAatagaattgaaaaattcatGTCCAAATTtggaaaagataaatttatgcAACGCACATggtatatttacattaaaaggTATCGATGCTCTTGCTGATTGCAAAAATCTACAGGAAGTAAATTTTGGTTACATTAttct ttCTGTGTATGGTAGAATGTACTATTATTATCGGGATGATTTACCGAAATTATCGAACAGCTTACGCAGATTGTTCTCCTCTTGTCAACGTTTAGAAAAAATCGATTTgtcttacaattataataaattaaagagtatagatttggaaatacTAAcactatgtaaaaatttaaaatacttaaatttgaTGTACGCAAACATTGAGACACCTAACatgttttttgaaattttttaa
- the LOC105827887 gene encoding vacuolar fusion protein CCZ1 homolog isoform X2, with translation MTSKSEITLEHFYIFNGTYAKKEGEEEKKILYYYPEKDLDVQIKNIGLSEAIIKFTESFNPGQPCDYCHTHKTRQIYYQPEPNFWMVMIVGVPYIYKEKDGNKYQNDEVSSSVCQAILKQTYMMFRLFMGSFETIINDPECGSVMLLKLKLEHFYSRYLLSLKLNNSDILDVFQGLQFLPLDKITFLKVQCFMNLVEAMFTQVKYTAFLYNDQVVWSGLEPEDMQVVYNYLVSTLLPAHLEKELHGGSIPRNSPSPFTSSHYGKFVTGPASVNEPSLIGKSPKVFINYSTKPVSLYLVVYRALSATICLFVDKKTSLLIDFFKSLDSFLGPQLTTLVSSVADQCSKHVIVTPESCTKYLYFNKLNLAYKSTIHLDNRRCSNVLTTPEVLRIITDIYNDKNRLKEAGEIIIKTMSDYWVIGKLSNLREFFVVIQQKSASIIEIDDEVKRLCEKQLKGIFFH, from the exons aTGACTTCCAAATCTGAGATCACGTTGGAacacttttacatttttaatggcACTTATGCAAAAAAGGAAGGAGAG gaggaaaaaaagatattgtattattatccCGAAAAAGATCTAGATGTTCAAATTAAGAACATAGGGCTCAGCgaagcaataattaaatttactga ATCTTTCAATCCTGGTCAACCATGTGATTATTGTCATACACATAAAACAcgtcaaatatattatcaacCAGAGCCCAATTTCTGGATGGTAATG ATTGTTGGTGTACCATacatttacaaagaaaaagatgGTAATAAGTATCAGAATGACGAAGTGTCCAGCAGTGTTTGCCAAGCTATATTAAAGCAGACGTATATGATGTTTAGATTATTTATGGGGTCCTTTGAAACTATCATTAATGATCCTGAATGTGGTTCTGTAATGCTGTTAAAACTTAAACTCGAACATTTTTACTCACGA taTCTCCTTTCACTAAAACTGAATAATAGTGATATACTAGATGTTTTTCAAGGTCTACAATTCTTACCTCTTGACAAGATTACGTTTCTCAAAGTGCAATGCTTTATGAATCTTGTAGAAGCTATGTTTACACAAGTAAAATACACAGCATTCCTCTATAATGATCAAGTTGTTTG GAGTGGTTTGGAACCTGAAGATATGCAAgtagtttataattatttagtgaGCACTCTTTTGCCAGCTCATCTCGAAAAAGAATTACATGGAGGTTCAATACCTAGAAATTCTCCATCACCATTCACTTCTTCACATTACGGAAA attTGTTACTGGACCTGCTAGTGTTAACGAGCCCAGTTTAATTGGAAAATCACCAAaagtttttatcaattattctaCCAAGCCTGTGTCATTGTATTTAGTAGTGTATCGAGCACTAAGCGCTACAATATGTCTCTTTGTCGATA AGAAAACGAGTTTATTAATTGACTTCTTCAAGAGCTTAGACAGTTTTCTGGGACCACAATTAACCACGTTAGTTAGCTCTGTAGCTGACCAATGTTCTAAACATGTAATAGTCACGCCAGAATCGTGTACCAagtatctatattttaataagttgaACTTAGCGTACAAAAGTACAATACATTTAGATAATAGACGTTGCTCTAATGTACTTACGACACCTGAAGTATTAAGGATTATCACTGATATATACAATGATAAAAACAG ATTGAAGGAAGCtggagaaataattataaagactATGAGCGATTATTGGGTTATTGGAAAATTGTCTAATTTGAGAGAATTTTTTGTTGTCATACAACAGAAAAGTGCAAGTATCATAGAAATTGATG ATGAAGTAAAGAGACTTTGTGAGAAACAATTAAAAGGCATCTTTTTCCATTGA
- the LOC105827887 gene encoding vacuolar fusion protein CCZ1 homolog isoform X1 has product MTSKSEITLEHFYIFNGTYAKKEGEEEKKILYYYPEKDLDVQIKNIGLSEAIIKFTEYHFYRSFNPGQPCDYCHTHKTRQIYYQPEPNFWMVMIVGVPYIYKEKDGNKYQNDEVSSSVCQAILKQTYMMFRLFMGSFETIINDPECGSVMLLKLKLEHFYSRYLLSLKLNNSDILDVFQGLQFLPLDKITFLKVQCFMNLVEAMFTQVKYTAFLYNDQVVWSGLEPEDMQVVYNYLVSTLLPAHLEKELHGGSIPRNSPSPFTSSHYGKFVTGPASVNEPSLIGKSPKVFINYSTKPVSLYLVVYRALSATICLFVDKKTSLLIDFFKSLDSFLGPQLTTLVSSVADQCSKHVIVTPESCTKYLYFNKLNLAYKSTIHLDNRRCSNVLTTPEVLRIITDIYNDKNRLKEAGEIIIKTMSDYWVIGKLSNLREFFVVIQQKSASIIEIDDEVKRLCEKQLKGIFFH; this is encoded by the exons aTGACTTCCAAATCTGAGATCACGTTGGAacacttttacatttttaatggcACTTATGCAAAAAAGGAAGGAGAG gaggaaaaaaagatattgtattattatccCGAAAAAGATCTAGATGTTCAAATTAAGAACATAGGGCTCAGCgaagcaataattaaatttactga ATACCATTTTTACAGATCTTTCAATCCTGGTCAACCATGTGATTATTGTCATACACATAAAACAcgtcaaatatattatcaacCAGAGCCCAATTTCTGGATGGTAATG ATTGTTGGTGTACCATacatttacaaagaaaaagatgGTAATAAGTATCAGAATGACGAAGTGTCCAGCAGTGTTTGCCAAGCTATATTAAAGCAGACGTATATGATGTTTAGATTATTTATGGGGTCCTTTGAAACTATCATTAATGATCCTGAATGTGGTTCTGTAATGCTGTTAAAACTTAAACTCGAACATTTTTACTCACGA taTCTCCTTTCACTAAAACTGAATAATAGTGATATACTAGATGTTTTTCAAGGTCTACAATTCTTACCTCTTGACAAGATTACGTTTCTCAAAGTGCAATGCTTTATGAATCTTGTAGAAGCTATGTTTACACAAGTAAAATACACAGCATTCCTCTATAATGATCAAGTTGTTTG GAGTGGTTTGGAACCTGAAGATATGCAAgtagtttataattatttagtgaGCACTCTTTTGCCAGCTCATCTCGAAAAAGAATTACATGGAGGTTCAATACCTAGAAATTCTCCATCACCATTCACTTCTTCACATTACGGAAA attTGTTACTGGACCTGCTAGTGTTAACGAGCCCAGTTTAATTGGAAAATCACCAAaagtttttatcaattattctaCCAAGCCTGTGTCATTGTATTTAGTAGTGTATCGAGCACTAAGCGCTACAATATGTCTCTTTGTCGATA AGAAAACGAGTTTATTAATTGACTTCTTCAAGAGCTTAGACAGTTTTCTGGGACCACAATTAACCACGTTAGTTAGCTCTGTAGCTGACCAATGTTCTAAACATGTAATAGTCACGCCAGAATCGTGTACCAagtatctatattttaataagttgaACTTAGCGTACAAAAGTACAATACATTTAGATAATAGACGTTGCTCTAATGTACTTACGACACCTGAAGTATTAAGGATTATCACTGATATATACAATGATAAAAACAG ATTGAAGGAAGCtggagaaataattataaagactATGAGCGATTATTGGGTTATTGGAAAATTGTCTAATTTGAGAGAATTTTTTGTTGTCATACAACAGAAAAGTGCAAGTATCATAGAAATTGATG ATGAAGTAAAGAGACTTTGTGAGAAACAATTAAAAGGCATCTTTTTCCATTGA
- the LOC105827886 gene encoding probable 28S rRNA (cytosine-C(5))-methyltransferase — protein sequence MGRKAKFDREIPSGHGKRAKKQGDPVFPKGVLVKESNKQSHRQKQRAKKRLLKQNSKKLLKEKTNMEEKQVQLKTKEDILKQQKQKKEKKVNFVNDNSQKMKLVDQALELKTKAKQSKKKKVKQKYMTIGDRKKIGNNNDKSHSEDDEMEVYSDNQVSKLEKQSKTKQSKKTKGKKIKTNVESDSDNMLFNDDEIEENENGQIDDEDMSQDDSQLLATTKSKKSLKKEHKFMENDIESDSEEMASSDGEKSDEEDEEENDESNDNDLLPIEKASKRLKKRKEKEEKLAEEEMNNMMAQQNVFSFPTEEELINVTSLKDIQQRIRDVILVLSDFKRLREENRSRSEYTELLRRDLCTYYSYNDFLMEKLMQLFPLDELLEFLEASEVQRPMTIRANTLRTRRRDLAEALINRGVNLDPIGKWTQIGLVVYSTQVPMGATPEYLAGHYIIQGAASFLPVMALEPKENERILDLCAAPGGKASHIAALMKNTGTLFANDINKERLKAVVGNFHRLGIVNSIVCSYDGRKFSTVMKGFDRVLLDAPCTGTGVVAKDPSVKANKAEVDIQRCCTLQRELLLAAIDCANARSETGGIIVYSTCSILPEENECVIDYALKKRDVKLMPTGLEFGTDGFTTYRQHRFHSSLKLTKRFYPHVHNMDGFFVAKLKKFSNNINQKDVKEEMLD from the exons ATGGGTCGTAAAGCAAAATTTGATAGAGAAATTCCCAGTGGTCATGGGAAGAGGGCAAAAAAGCAAGGAGATCCTGTGTTTCCAAAGGGAGTTCTAG TTAAAGAATCTAACAAGCAAAGTCATCGACAGAAGCAAAGGGCAAAGAAAAgattattgaaacaaaattcaaagaaattacTCAAAGAGAAAACTAATATGGAGGAAAAACAAGTACAACTAAAAACT aaaGAAGATATATTAAAGCAGCAGAAgcagaaaaaagagaaaaaagtaaatttcgtCAATGACAATTCTCAAAAGATGAAACTTGTTGACCAAGcattagaattaaaaacaaaagcaaagcaaagtaaaaagaaaaaggtgaaacaaaaatatatgacGATAGGAGATAGGAAGAAGATaggaaataataatgataaaagtcATAGTGAAGATGATGAAATGGAAGTGTATTCTGACAATCAAGTATCCAAATTAGAAAAGCAGAGCAAAACAAAGCAAAGTAAGAAAACAAAaggcaaaaaaattaagaccAATGTGGAAAGTGACAGtgataatatgttatttaatgATGATGAAATTGAGGAAAATGAAAATGGACAAATAGATGATGAGGATATGAGTCAAGATGATAGCCAATTGCTTGCTACAACAAAATCAAAGAAAAGCTTGAAAAAAGAGCATAAATTTATGGAGAATGATATAGAGAGTGACAGCGAAGAAATGGCATCTAGTGATGGGGAAAAATCTGATGAAGAAGATGAGGAAGAAAATGATGAAAGTAATGATAATGATTTACTTCCAATAGAAAAAGCCAGTAAGAGAttgaaaaagaggaaagaaaaagaaga aaagcTAGCAGAGgaagaaatgaataatatgATGGCACAACAAAATGTGTTTTCTTTTCCAACCGAAGAAGAACTTATCAATGTTACTAGCTTAAAAGATATTCAACAACGAATAAGAGATGTTATTCTGGTATTATCAGATTTCAAGAGATTGCGAGAGGAAAATAGGTCACGTTCAGAATATACCGAATTACTTCGACGagatttatgtacatattacaGTTATAATGATTTCCTAATGGAAAAATTGATGCAACTTTTCCCGCTGGAtgaattattagaatttttggAAGCAAGTGAAGTACAAAGACCTATGACAATCCGTGCAAACACCTTGAGAACACGACGACGTGATCTAGCTGAG GCTCTCATTAATAGAGGTGTTAATCTAGATCCAATAGGAAAATGGACACAGATTGGTTTGGTAGTGTATTCCACACAGGTGCCTATGGGTGCAACACCGGAATATCTGGCTggacattatattatacaaggTGCTGCTAGTTTTCTGCCTGTAATGGCACTGGAGccaaaagaaaatgaaagaatTCTTGATCTATGTGCCGCACCAGGCGGTAAAGCCTCACATATCGCTGCTCTCATGAAAAATACCGGAACACTGTTTGCTAATGACATAAATAAAGAACGATTGAAAGCTGTTGTTGGCAATTTTCATAGACTCGGTATTGTCAATTCTATAGTGTGCAGTTACGATGGACGAAAATTTTCTACG GTCATGAAAGGTTTCGACAGAGTTTTGTTGGATGCTCCGTGTACAGGTACAGGTGTAGTAGCAAAAGATCCCAGTGTGAAAGCGAATAAGGCGGAAGTAGACATCCAACGTTGCTGCACATTACaaagagaattattattagctGCAATTGATTGCGCTAATGCGCGTTCGGAGACTGGCGGTATTATCGTCTATTCAACGTGCTCTATTCTACCGGAGGAGAACGAATGCGTCATCGATTACGCTCTTAAAAAGAGAGACGTTAAGTTAATGCCTACTGGCTTGGAATTTGGAACTGATGGTTTCACGACCTACAGACAACATCGATTTCATTCTTCGCTGAAATTAACCAAACGGTTTTATCCGCATGTACATAACATGGATGGTTTCTTCGtagcaaaattgaaaaaattttccaataatattaatcaaaaagatgtaaaagaaGAAATGTTGGATTAA